One Drosophila teissieri strain GT53w chromosome X, Prin_Dtei_1.1, whole genome shotgun sequence genomic window, CTCCACTTACCACCGCGTTCGTGCCACAACTTTAGCTGTTGCCTCTTACATAATTCATgtgccaccgccacctcccACAGGCTGCTTGCCACATGTGCAAAAAGAGCAGCCAAAGTGCCATGAATGAATATGCATGATAATCAAGTGGCGACGTCGCGCTGCACCCCTAAactctttttctctctctctctgccacAGTGGACACCCAAGTTAAGTGCACAAAACATAGCTTACTTTTCAGGGCCACTTCGTACTGTGCCGACTTTTAGAATGTACACTGAGTGCAAGAGAAAACGTCGAGTGCCGCGAATCAAAAACTGTGGCGGCTGTGTTTCTTATATTcgaattgaaaatgcaaattctaAAAATCATCAGCAACATTGAATGTGCAACAATGAATTTGCGACATTGAAACATAGGTAACATCGAAcgcaaaacattaaacataccaaaagttattttgcATACATTGTAACTtacttaatttacataattaatgtaatgtaaaaaaaattacgTCTACCAATACTTCCAATTCCCAATCAGTTCTGACTCGATCCCCATGGGATAGCTGCTCTGACAGCCCATAAATCTTTTGACCGGAAGTTATGATGGGATAGTGAAAGTAGTAGTttgtgtgtcggtgtgtgtgATAGTGGTTCCAGAGGCCACGTGGGTATCCCCTCGTCATtctggatgcagtgcatcatgGACCTGGTACGTTCCACACATAGGAGGATTAATGTAAAAAAATCTGAGTGCAATCGTTCAAGTTTTGAAAAGAGCAGCGCCTCCCGCAAGATatgtaattaaatcaaaagaGTTGGCTTGTTCTTTTGgtgtttaaactttaaaacacGTATATGTGAAATCTGAATGCGGCTAACTCGCCTTCTCCAACGCATAAACGACTTCATCTCGCCCGTGGGCGTGGTGTTTGGTTCTTTGTTGGGTTCGTTAGTCACACAGAGCAAATCAAGAGCCCGCATTCACAGTCGCCTGTTTGTGACATTTGCATACGACTTATGAGCCTTTTGACCAGACCAAACCCCCATTCGCTCTTTTGCCTTTCctgcagttggccaaaacttgACCACTAGAGTGCCAAGTCTTGGCCCCCAAAACTTCGCCCCCTGAAAAAATTGGGCAAAGTAAGAGCAGTGAAAGGGAAATACAATTGATTCAAAGCAGAACTTTCGGAATGCGCAAACAATTAGCTACAAAGACGAAAGTTTAGGTCCAAAAAAGTTTGCCCCAGATGCTCGGCTGTCATATCAGAAAACTTGGGCTTTGTGGTGGCTGCGGAAAATCGGAGGAACATTACGAAAAAATTCAAGCAGGGGCGAAAACTTCTTCATTCCGTAGATCCAGATTGAGAATTGTTTTCGATCAGTGGCCTGCCGCGGAAACTGCCCATTTATAAGCTTacgttttaatttaacttttacCATAAGCTTTAAGTACGGGACGCACCCACCAGCGATTTTTGAAATGATTGCTgtggttcagttcagttcagatCAGTTTGCTTCAAGAGTAACTTTCCAAAGGAACATCAAGGTTTTGAACTTAAAGTTTATTTCATAACAAAAAAGGCGTATATTTTTGGTACAACGTGCAGATCTTTTCAGGACAAATAAAGCTGTAAACTTTTAAGGATGGCAAAGTGTTTCAAGGCGAATGCGAGACCAGTTGTTTGCGTGGTGTAGGTGGTGGTGACATAAATTATAGCAGAGCTACAATTTTGTCCAGCATCTCAAGACGCTTTGTGTAAACATGAAATGAggaaaaaacttaaataaatttatagggaaatataaatgaaaagctgGAGTCGACTACCCGATGCCCTTTAACTGAGCTACTTCTGGTTCACCACTTCACTGTCTGTTAAACTATAGGGTATCGGGTATGGACTAATGCACATCGAAGATTCCGATGGTGTACCTAACTACGAGTAAGCaacgaaaatgcaaaattgaGGACTGAAACGGAATATATGAATATCTGAGTGGTGATTTTGTTCGTGCAATCAAACGTGAACCAGACACAAAAGTGTTCATATATTGTTGTTGTCAGTATTGCCTTTTCGCCACTGTTCATGTGGGCTATGATCGGAAAGCAACCTGATTTGGGCGACAAGACTGCACAAGATCCTGGATCCTCTCGCTGAACGGCGACCATTTTATCACATCATGTACCATGGCATGTCTGTACTCCGGCCTCATGTCCTGGACACTCTTGCGTGGTGGGGGAGGAACTCGGATTCGAGTTTTTAATAGCGATTCTTGTTTTGGGGGCCGACAAGAACTCTGAGTTCGTTTagcggatgtggatgtagtCGGTTTAGGTCCGTTTGTGATGATCGTTGGACTGTGCCTTATCCCGTCATCTGATTTTAATAAGTTAGCAGTACCCATCGGTGGTGCACGTTGCTTTGGCTCCTCGTTAATAGCCTGATGTGTTTTGGTGAGAGCTAGAGGTTCACTGTGTTTTACACCATCACCTGATTCCAATAAATTATTATCAGTACCCATCTGTGGAGTACGTTCCTTGGGCTGTTCTTTAATAGGCGCATGTGTTTGGCTAAGCGTTGAGGGTTCACTGTGCCTCATCACATTCCCTGATTCCAATAAGTTAATAATACCCATTTGTGGTGCACGTTGCTTTGGCTCTTCTGTAATAGCCTCATGTGTATGGATGAGACTTGGGGGTTCACTGTGCCTCATCACATTCCCTGATTCCAATAAGTTAGCAGTACTCATCGGTGGTGCACGTTGCTTTGGCTCTTCTTGAATAGCCTCATGTGTATGGATGAGACCTGGGGGTTCACTGTGCTTTATCAAATTCCCTGATTTCAATAAGTTATCAACACTCCTCAGTGGTGTACGTTGCTTTGGCTCTTCTTGTTTAGCCTCAGGAGTTTGGTTGAAAATTACGGGTTCTGTCTTACGG contains:
- the LOC122623707 gene encoding uncharacterized protein LOC122623707 isoform X2, which translates into the protein MSTGVFFKRNPDGTFSLLERGTSFPKPIEENENNSPDSAPPEEFPALRNLRLTSGQNFDIVETPDQILLVTRKTEPVIFNQTPEAKQEEPKQRTPLRSVDNLLKSGNLIKHSEPPGLIHTHEAIQEEPKQRAPPMSTANLLESGNVMRHSEPPSLIHTHEAITEEPKQRAPQMGIINLLESGNVMRHSEPSTLSQTHAPIKEQPKERTPQMGTDNNLLESGDGVKHSEPLALTKTHQAINEEPKQRAPPMGTANLLKSDDGIRHSPTIITNGPKPTTSTSAKRTQSSCRPPKQESLLKTRIRVPPPPRKSVQDMRPEYRHAMVHDVIKWSPFSERIQDLVQSCRPNQRLEMLDKIVALL